A single window of Aspergillus oryzae RIB40 DNA, chromosome 8 DNA harbors:
- a CDS encoding GNAT family N-acetyltransferase (predicted protein) produces MTLPIKPQTWTKDAFIISTDKTLLSVSAINTAFDNDFMYWTKSYPENILKQIIDGSFCFGVYKAKQNITGQNGDSNSIPSHGPTKLIEGVDQIGFARLITDNVTFAYLTDLYILPEYQGHGLGGWLIDCVDEVLRPLPHLRWFMLRTSAEKSKQAYEKRLGMHVLDTSCVSEGGIMMGRKGKANMA; encoded by the coding sequence ATGACGTTGCCCATCAAACCGCAGACCTGGACCAAAGATGCGTTCATCATATCAACGGATAAAACGCTTCTCTCAGTGTCTGCCATCAACACCGCGTTCGACAATGATTTCATGTACTGGACGAAAAGTTACCCCGAGAATATCCTAAAACAGATCATTGATGGTTCCTTTTGCTTCGGAGTGTACAAGGCCAAGCAGAATATCACTGGCCAGAATGGtgacagcaacagcatcCCAAGTCATGGTCCAACAAAGTTAATAGAAGGTGTAGATCAGATCGGATTCGCGCGGCTCATCACGGACAATGTTACCTTCGCGTATCTGACTGACTTGTACATCCTCCCGGAATATCAGGGTCACGGTCTTGGAGGCTGGCTAATCGATTGCGTGGATGAGGTATTGCGACCGCTGCCGCACCTGAGGTGGTTTATGTTGCGGACGTcggcggagaagagcaagcaggCATATGAGAAGCGTTTGGGGATGCATGTTTTGGATACGAGCTGTGTCAGCGAGGGGGGGATCATgatggggaggaaggggaaggcAAATATGGCTTGA
- a CDS encoding uncharacterized protein (predicted protein) — MPLNYSLRTRRTPHLKSSTLMSNPLMIPQRLRQVLAPIYFYVGSRRIGLADCIGSQLKYNYPYKIYGKDGNEDKLWLFSNQTMPGFMSTAFVWAAKEKGATSFRFLLPSNLDNSPSRDIEDGEEASVQLFDKHDHEINLATRFDRRGDKVGTVVDLDDFAKLANELDTTWEVHYL; from the coding sequence ATGCCGCTCAATTACAGTTTGAGAACAAGAAGGACTCCACACCTCAAAAGTTCTACGTTGATGTCGAATCCTCTAATGATACCACAGAGACTAAGGCAAGTCTTAGCACCCATTTACTTCTATGTTGGCTCCCGGAGGATAGGCCTGGCTGACTGCATTGGCTCGCAGCTGAAATACAACTATCCTTACAAGATCTACGGTaaggatggaaatgaagacaAACTAtggctcttctccaatcaGACCATGCCAGGATTTATGTCCACCGCTTTTGTCTGGGCTGCTAAGGAGAAAGGCGCGACATCCTTCCGATTCCTCTTGCCTAGCAATCTCGACAATTCGCCTTCTCGGGATAttgaggatggagaggaagcCTCAGTCCAGCTTTTTGACAAACATGATCATGAAATCAACCTGGCCACGCGATTTGACAGAAGAGGCGACAAAGTAGGCACCGTGGTGGATCTGGATGATTTCGCGAAACTCGCCAATGAGCTTGACACGACTTGGGAGGTCCATTATTTGTGA
- a CDS encoding uncharacterized protein (predicted protein), producing the protein MSEKQWSVVIRNNSLLNPYRVVDLGSKGGKFVERSIHSARRYVHSLKLSYTNNLLTGIQQLLRIPFFRIEDDSYVEQFEETKSVSRAVAASSMSQFDASLAIEGGAFGFSASASASYGDTSSSSDSSSSNEENKVMNITYNVSITFDHQCT; encoded by the exons ATGTCCGAGAAGCAGTGGAGTGTGGTTATACGTAACAACAGCCTTCTTAACCCTTACCGGGTCGTCGACCTCGGAAGCAAAGGGGGAAAGTTCGTGGAACGTTCCATACATAGCG CGCGCAGGTACGTGCACTCACTAAAGCTTTCATATACCAACAACCTTCTAACAGGCATACAGCAATTGCTACGAATTCCATTCTTCCGCATTGAAGATGACTCATATGTTGAACAATTCGAGGAAACCAAATCAGTGTCTCGGGCTGTTGCAGCAAGTTCTATGTCTCAATTTGACGCATCCCTGGCAAT TGAAGGCGGTGCTTTTGGGTTCAGTGCAAGTGCATCAGCAAGCTATGGAGACACAAGCTCTTCCTCAGACTCGTCCAGTTCCAATGAGGAGAACAAAGTGATGAATATTACATACAACGTAAGTATCACATTCGACCATCAATGTACCTAG
- a CDS encoding uncharacterized protein (predicted protein) produces MAGLFKGIHGVVQDKTGVAAGDVQEAVTAVGEIPKGILDIIANDKKEPQLILHVYSYSRESRLIKEKCCLPFKNVKDEEMQLTDIRKLLIGENILEPRLVWSSFCNQRGAVVQDITNFKAYLQILNEKSSEVAVSSTIPLIRISAMCSWLRSKGHYRRM; encoded by the exons ATGGCCGGTCTCTTCAAGGGTATCCATGGGGTCGTTCAAGATAAGACTGGAGTCGCTGCAGGTGATGTTCAGGAGGCAGTAACCGCTGTTGGAGAAATTCCAAAGGGTATTTTGGACATCATTGCCA ACGACAAAAAGGAGCCGCAGCTGATCTTGCATGTTTACTCGTACAGTCGGGAGAGTAGGCTGATCAAGGAGAAATGCTGTCTACCGTTCAAGAATgtgaaagatgaagagatgcaGCTCACGGATATCCGCAAGCTGCTGATTGGAGAGAATATCTTGGAGCCGAGACT TGTTTGGAGCTCTTTCTGCAACCAACGTGGAGCAGTTGTGCAGGATATCACGAATTTCAAGGCATATCTCCAGATTTTGAACGAGAAG TCCAGTGAGGTTGCTGTAAGTAGCACCATACCATTGATCAGAATTAGCGCTATGTGCTCATGGCTT AGGAGCAAAGGTCACTACCGACGTATGTGA
- a CDS encoding fungal specific transcription factor domain-containing protein (predicted protein), which yields MLIHRPALTFGQQEPQFADSLRACKEATTHLILAFELASDASFVPGIWPSGHHLIFQSGLMLLYDRWFQNPIQSPGISSEPDTLPKFIHIAITLLSRSAAYLDERVGSGRPRSPSTTDTIESLRQTSSYLHYLSQWRPHGKPNTSGYSNNRRQSFISWTSATDTTSRLLFLPMGAIVYRGDQSNEDIRAY from the exons ATGCTTATCCACCGTCCCGCATTGACCTTTGGTCAACAAGAACCACAATTCGCCGATAGTCTGCGCGCTTGCAAGGAAGCAACGACACACCTCATCCTAGCATTCGAATTAGCCTCAGATGCGTCATTCGTACCCGGCATATGGCCATCTGGTCACCATCTCATTTTCCAGAGTGGACTGATGCTTCTCTACGACCGGTGGTTTCAAAATCCAATCCAGTCGCCTGGTATTTCATCAGAACCAGATACCCTCCCCAAATTCATTCATATCGCCATTACTCTTCTGTCGAGATCAGCTGCGTACCTGGACGAAAGAGTAGGTTCTGGGAGACCAAGGTCGCCCTCTACGACAGACACTATAGAATCCCTTCGCCAGACATCGTCCTATCTTCACTATCTTT CTCAGTGGAGACCGCATGGAAAGCCCAATACCTCAGGCTACTCCAACAATCGCCGACAATCATTCATTAGCTGGACCTCGGCAACCGACACCACTTCCAGACTACTCTTCCTCCCTATGGGCGCCATTGTCTATCGAGGAGATCAATCAAATGAAGATATTCGAGCTTACTGA
- a CDS encoding fungal specific transcription factor domain-containing protein (predicted protein) produces the protein MAERRPAQVWYIEPTEELIQQLRQELESARAQLQLFSAREKGLQETIVSQNKEIEHLRELLTASRPGGYTQHGGERAGNGSVVAHLGRLVLGDGNSEFFAGSTTGVHFVLSAQQLYQTTFSSQEHFPECLFRLHILRHKELPVALEQNISIASCLENGQLTSSNIFEPLRNHLRNVGVVAVRKAFDKYQQCWGILYPVLLSKQFLDTFDATINDVWTTPLEPHLRIPFLLQVYALMALDNVDSSTAATEIVPLPYHLDTILSNLLGQMPCRGDISSLQGLILYLLYLQMTSQHSLAIRTCGMIVRLAQSLGLHRHTRRFKHTPGENNQASYMVYPETYKQQTQIPISLPIPTMMTCIAISCRIRYLEKLPISNHFSKVE, from the exons ATGGCCGAAAGACGGCCAGCCCAGGTTTG GTACATTGAACCCACCGAAGAACTCATCCAACAACTCAGGCAAGAGCTGGAGTCAGCTCGAGCCCAGCTGCAACTTTTCTCAGCACGAGAAAAGGGGCTCCAGGAGACTATTGTGTCGCAGAACAAAGAGATCGAACATCTGAGGGAGCTTCTTACAGCATCTCGCCCTGGTGGCTACACCCAGCATGGAGGTGAGAGAGCCGGTAATGGCTCCGTGGTGGCACACCTTGGACGACTGGTCTTGGGTGATGGCAACTCTGAGTTCTTTGCAGGTTCTACGACAGGAGTTCATTTTGTTCTCTCGGCTCAGCAGCTATATCAGActactttctcttcccaggaGCATTTTCCCGAATGTTTGTTTCGCCTGCACATCCTGCGGCATAAAGAATTGCCCGTGGCTTTGGAACAAAACATAAGCATTGCAAGTTGTTTGGAGAACGGTCAACTCACTTCGAGCAATATCTTTGAGCCCCTACGTAATCACCTCCGTAATGTTGGGGTGGTTGCTGTCCGCAAGGCATTTGACAAGTACCAACAATGTTGGGGAATTCTATATCCTGTATTGTTGTCAAAACAGTTCCTCGACACTTTTGATGCTACGATTAATGATGTGTGGACCACACCTCTTGAACCGCATCTCAGGATaccatttctccttcaggtGTATGCCTTAATGGCGCTTGACAACGTCGATAGCAGTACTGCCGCAACTGAAATAGTGCCCTTGCCTTATCACCTGGACACCATACTGAGCAACCTACTTGGCCAGATGCCTTGCCGAGGAGATATTTCCAGTCTCCAAGGCTTAATTCTTTACCTTCTCTATCTGCAGATGACATCGCAGCACTCATTAGCAATACGGACCTGTGGTATGATCGTAAGGCTAGCGCAGTCGCTCGGACTTCATCGACACACCAGACGATTCAAACACACACCCGGTGAAA ACAATCAAGCATCTTATATGGTCTACCCAGAAACATACAAGCAGCAGACACAGATACCGATCTCCCTACCAATACCGACTATGATGACATGCATAGCGATCAGCTGTCGTATCCGTTACCTGGAGAAACTACCCATATCGAACCATTTCTCCA AGGTGGAGTAG
- a CDS encoding uncharacterized protein (predicted transporter (major facilitator superfamily)): MRPSSFMGLCGSALNLAQLLLIVCPAFILFGYNQSNLGGLVSVTDFTNHFPRIDTVHTEGEQKSSNATIQGVVVATFTLGALFGCLSCSYTSDRFGRRIVILAGAILTVVGEVLEASSFQLAQLIIGRVILGAGVGMLSGTVPTWQSECSSSSNRGKHVVLDGLFISIGYILQAWINLGFYQVKTGSASWRAPIAIPIFFSLLLSLAILAMPESPRWLSQQGRMQEARSTLAALKGLSDDDASIIDELSAIERSLEQSGRTAASLGDMLKMGQDRLLYRFCLCILLQFYQQMSGGNLISVYSTVIFQEGLRMDSETSRILSGGTLTWKLLSCFAGFFAIDRFGRRFVLMVSGTGMATCMMGLAVATSFPHSNFGAQVSSVFFIFLFNFFIPIGFLGANFLYCTEVAPTKLRVAMSSISTANHWLWNFAVTMITPVAINTIGYQYYIVFTCIGFCIPISVYFFYPETMGRSLEEIDLIFRNSPSVFSTVRYARENPHLALEHVLEHEKGEIRHEENVEESLGRSIPNLGQVIQCGLRREAMDAWVHHKTPTPE, encoded by the exons ATGAGACCATCATCATTCATGGGCCTTTGTGGAAGCGCTCTTAACTTAGCACAGCTTCTTCTAATCGTTTGTCCTGCTTTCATTCTATTCGGATACAATCAATCTAACCTGGGTGGATTGGTTTCGGTAACGGATTTCACGAATCACTTTCCTCGGATCGACACCGTGCACACGGAAGGAGAACAGAAGAGCTCAAATGCTACGATACAGGGCGTTGTGGTGGCAACCTTTACACTAGGAGCACTGTTTGGATGCCTTTCCTGTTCATATACCAGCGACAGGTTTGGGCGTCGTATAGTAATACTTGCAGGGGCCATCCTCACCGTGGTGGGGGAGGTCCTCGAAGCATCTTCGTTCCAACTAGCTCAGCTCATCATCGGTCGAGTGATCTTAGGTGCTGGCGTGGGGATGTTGAGTGGTACAGTGCCTACCTGGCAGAGCGAATGCTCTAGCTCCTCGAACCGCGGAAAGCACGTTGTTCTCGATGGGCTTTTCATCTCAATTGGATATATCCTTCAGGCTTGGATCAACTTAGGATTTTACCAAGTCAAAACTGGGTCAGCATCTTGGCGGGCACCTATTGCCATCccaatcttcttttcgcTTCTCTTAAGCCTTGCTATTTTGGCAATGCCAGAGTCCCCACGATGGCTGTCTCAACAAGGCCGCATGCAGGAAGCGCGAAGCACCCTTGCCGCGCTGAAGGGGCTCTCAGACGATGACGCGAGCATAATTGATGAATTATCCGCAATCGAACGGTCTTTGGAACAGTCCGGCCGCACCGCGGCATCGCTTGGTGATATGCTCAAGATGGGACAGGACCGACTTCTCTATCGCTTTTGCTTGTGTATCTTGTTGCAATTTTATCAACAAATGTCTGGGGGTAACCTGATATCCGTCTATTCCacggtcatcttccaggAGGGTCTTCGCATGGACTCTGAGACATCTCGAATCCTATCTGGAGGTACTTTGACCTGGAAGCTTCTCTCCTGCTTTGCTGGCTTCTTTGCCATCGATCGATTTGGACGACGGTTTGTGCTCATGGTGAGCGGCACAGGAATGGCGACTTGCATGATGGGGCTCGCCGTCGCGACATCGTTTCCACATTCGAATTTTGGCGCACAAGTCTCCAGtgtcttcttcattttcttatTTAATTTCTTCATCCCGATTGGTTTCTTAGGTGCCAATTTCCTTTACTGTACCGAGGTTGCGCCCACGAAGCTGAGAGTAGCCATGTCGAGTATATCCACCGCTAACCATTGGCTGTG GAACTTCGCTGTCACGATGATTACCCCCGTAGCGATCAACACAATCGGGTATCAATACTACATTGTGTTTACCTGTATTGGATTCTGCATCCCGATCTCCGTCTACTTCTTTTATCCCGAG ACCATGGGTAGATCGCTCGAAGAAATTGACCTCATTTTTCGGAATAGTCCGTCGGTCTTTTCCACTGTCCGGTATGCGAGGGAAAATCCTCACCTGGCACTGGAGCACGTCTTGGAGCATGAGAAGGGGGAGATCAGGCACGAAGAAAATGT AGAAGAGAGTCTTGGACGATCCATTCCCAATCTTGGCCAGGTCATTCAGTGCGGCCTCAGGCGTGAAGCTATGGATGCCTGGGTCCACCATAAAACCCCCACGCCGGAATAG
- a CDS encoding class-II fumarase/aspartase family protein (adenylosuccinate lyase) translates to MSISALDSRIFRNLFGTEEVREIFTDEAYAKFLVQTEAALARAESKVNAIPADVGDAITSVLGNIELDFDRLSRETEIVGYPVLPLVMQLVENTPEDLAKYIHWGATTQDVMDNASMLQIKRGLDLVKRDLNKLIDILQVMAEKYRDTPMAGRTHLQHALPCTFGYKCAVYLSSILRHRDRLRQIERRCLLVQFGGAAGTLASLGSDRTGILVRAQLAKELELEDPMITWHVARDNIAEVLNFLALIGGTLGKIALDIIVMSSNELDEVAEPFVPHRGASSTMPQKRNPISSEIILATSKLLRANASLGLDAMVVDFERASGPWHLEWVAIPESFTYAVGALYQTTFALSGLCVKEESMEKNLHSTRGLIVGEAVMMGLAPFVGRQRAHDVVYEACKSAIEHDRVLLDVLKENTEVSEHFNEAKLTQLCDPLSYLGSGQLMVDDVLKRVAEGKAGLKAM, encoded by the exons ATGTCTATCTCTGCTCTCGACTCTCGAATTTTCCGGAACCTCTTTGGCACAGAAGAGGTCCGTGAAATCTTCACAGATGAAGCGTATGCAAAGTTCCTTGTACAAACCGAAGCCGCTCTGGCTCGGGCAGAGTCCAAAGTCAATGCTATTCCAGCAGACGTCGGCGATGCGATCACCTCAGTTCTTGGTAATATCGAACTTGA CTTTGACAGGCTGTCGCGAGAAACAGAAATTGTCGGATATCCTGTTCTACCTTTGGTGATGCAGTTGGTGGAGAACACTCCTGAAGACCTGGCGAAATATATCCATTGGGGTGCCACCACGCAAGATGTCATGGACAATGCCAGCATGCTTCAGATCAAAAGAGGCTTGGACTTGGTTAAACGAGACCTGAACAAACTCATTGATATTTTGCAAGTAATGGCTGAAAAATACCGTGATAC TCCAATGGCCGGCCGTACGCACTTGCAACATGCCCTACCTTGCACCTTTGGCTACAAGTGTGCCGTCTATCTATCCAGTATCCTGAGACACCGAGACCGGCTTCGTCAAATCGAACGTCGATGCCTCTTAGTACAATTTGGTGGTGCAGCGGGTACTCTGGCTTCCCTAGGGAGTGACCGGACCGGGATTCTTGTGCGAGCACAGCTAGCCAAAGAACTTGAGCTGGAAGACCCGATGATCACATGGCATGTCGCTCGCGACAACATTGCAGAGGTTCTCAATTTTCTGGCGCTAATAGGCGGCACACTGGGCAAGATTGCTTTAGATATCATTGTCATGTCGTCCAATGAGCTAGACGAGGTGGCAGAGCCTTTCGTCCCTCATCGCGGCGCCTCCTCAACCATGCCACAGAAGCGGAATCCCATTTCCAGTGAGATCATTCTTGCAACTAGCAAGCTTCTTCGAGCCAATGCATCCTTGGGGTTAGATGCTATGGTTGTCGACTTTGAACGTGCGTCCGGGCCGTGGCATTTGGAGTGGGTGGCAATTCCGGAGTCCTTTACATACGCAGTTGGCGCATTGTATCAAACAACTTTTGCTTTATCAGGACTGTGTgtgaaagaagaatccatgGAGAAAAACCTTCATTCCACAAGGGGGCTGATTGTCGGGGAGGCTGTGATGATGGGGTTGGCGCCGTTCGTTGGCCGACAACGAGCACACGACGTGGTCTATGAGGCCTGCAAATCAGCCATTGAGCACGATCGAGTCCTATTAGATGTGCTAAAGGAGAATACAGAGGTATCGGAGCATTTCAATGAAGCCAAGCTGACCCAGCTGTGTGATCCATTGAGTTATCTCGGCTCTGGCCAGCTGATGGTTGATGACGTTTTGAAAAGAGTCGCCGAGGGGAAAGCGGGACTGAAGGCGATGTAA
- a CDS encoding uncharacterized protein (predicted protein), whose translation MKTSTLCTIAFSATALAVPVSVTTSDHGLADPVPAHAPEGEDHARLQSRTFFPMGGLCPPCGEEGASLKARTFLPLIEGLIQHKMDKFGLCSPCDTSTNSNENSNSNDNSNTNDNSNTNTNTNTNNNSNTNNNSNTNNNSNTVTNNINGGTPPGGTPPTGGTPPTGGTPPTGGTPPTGGTPPTGGTPPSGGMPPTGGMPPTGDVPPTGGTPPTGSIPPSGSNPPTGGTPPTGSTPPTGSTPPSGGTPPSGGTPPTGGTPPTGGTPPTGGTPPTGGTPPTGSTPPSGGNPPIGGTPPSGGTPPTSGTPPTGSNTSCEEDDDTCTPTGGTPPTSGTPPTGGMPPTGGTPPTGTNTACEEGDDSCTPTTGGTPPTGGMPPTGGMPPTSGTPPSGGTPPTGGNPPTGMPPTSGTPPDGNNTGTNKGGNTSSGSSGSSSSSSSSSSSSSSSSSSSSSSTTGGTPGCAECQAPPPEDCEE comes from the coding sequence atgaagacttcCACTCTCTGCACTATTGCCTTCTCAGCCACGGCCCTGGCGGTTCCGGTGTCTGTGACTACCAGCGATCACGGCCTGGCTGATCCTGTCCCTGCCCATGCTCCCGAGGGTGAGGACCATGCTCGTCTGCAGTCTCGCACCTTTTTCCCCATGGGTGGCCTATGTCCCCCATGTGGTGAGGAAGGAGCCAGTCTAAAGGCTCGCACCTTTCTGCCTTTAATCGAGGGTTTGATACAGCACAAGATGGATAAGTTCGGCCTCTGCTCGCCATGTGATACCAGCACCAACTCGAATGAGAATTCAAACTCCAATGATAATTCCAACACCAATGACAATTCCAACACGaataccaataccaataccaataACAACTCCAATACAAACAACAATTCCAATACCAATAACAACTCCAACACGGTGACCAACAATATTAATGGCGGAACTCCTCCCGGAGGCACTCCTCCCACAGGTGGCACTCCTCCCACAGGTGGCACTCCTCCCACAGGTGGCACTCCTCCCACAGGTGGCACTCCTCCCACAGGTGGTACGCCTCCTTCGGGTGGTATGCCTCCAACTGGCGGTATGCCTCCTACTGGTGATGTGCCTCCTACAGGCGGTACTCCCCCGACCGGTAGTATTCCTCCCAGTGGCAGTAATCCTCCAACTGGCGGTACGCCTCCTACTGGAAGCACTCCTCCCACGGGCAGTACTCCTCCTTCTGGTGGTACTCCCCCTTCTGGTGGTACTCCCCCTACTGGTGGTACTCCTCCAACTGGTGGTACGCCTCCTACCGGTGGTACTCCTCCAACTGGTGGTACGCCTCCTACCGGTAGTACTCCTCCCAGTGGCGGTAATCCTCCTATTGGTGGCACCCCTCCTTCCGGTGGCACTCCCCCAACTAGCGGCACTCCTCCCACTGGCAGTAATACGTCTTgtgaggaagacgacgataCCTGCACTCCTACTGGTGGCACTCCTCCAACTAGCGGCACTCCTCCCACTGGCGGTATGCCCCCTACTGGCGGTACTCCTCCCACTGGCACCAATACAGCTTGTGAAGAAGGCGACGATTCCTGTACACCTACAACCGGTGGTACCCCTCCCACTGGTGGTATGCCTCCTACTGGTGGTATGCCTCCCACTAGTGGCACTCCTCCTTCCGGCGGCACTCCCCCTACTGGAGGTAACCCTCCCACTGGTATGCCTCCTACTAGCGGCACTCCTCCCGATGGCAACAATACGGGAACCAACAAGGGAGGCAATACATCTTCTGgctcttctggttcttctagctcttccagctcctccagctcctccagctcttcttcctccagcagctcttcatcttctactACTGGTGGAACTCCCGGATGCGCTGAATGCCAAGCCCCCCCTCCCGAGGACTGTGAAGAGTAA
- a CDS encoding uncharacterized protein (predicted protein) has product MSVEIAQLHSEVEALVEKFDVLSKIKEIQEAGDVRSSVPVTISVTTDATISLLEDKSTIGESTEAPKSLSKGEKSSFNITQGDELKYTVTAGELTSDFKIVFDVDKSAPKLKLSDELEDDNAPIGFETTKTETKTEIEIEREVEVEKEWTKGKKPERKTSKETKHEAKAGAHSLQHEVETKFKQEKDKSETETETEIEISNKKVEVEYVIY; this is encoded by the exons ATGTCAGTCGAAATTGCTCAGCTCCACAGTGAGGTCGAGGCTCTCGTCGAGAAGTTCGACGTTCTCTCTAAGATCAAGGAAATCCAGGAGGCAGGTGATGTCCGTTCATCCG TCCCTGTGACCATCTCTGTCACTACCGATGCCACCATCAGTCTCCTCGAGGACAAGTCAACCATTGGCGAGTCGACCGAAGCCCCGAAGAGCCTCTCCAAGGGCGAGAAATCTtccttcaatatcacccAGGGCGATGAACTCAAGTACACCGTCACTGCTGGTGAGCTCACTAGCGACTTCAAGATCGTCTTTGACGTTGACAAGAGCGCACCCAAACTGAAGCTCAGCGACGAACTCGAGGACGACAACGCCCCAATCGGATTCGAGACCACTAAGACCGAGACCAAGACTGAAATCGAAATCGAACGCGAGGTcgaggttgagaaggaatggaccaagggcaagaagccagagaggaagaccagcaaGGAGACTAAGCACGAGGCAAAGGCTGGTGCACACTCCCTCCAGCACGAGGTCGAGACCAAGTtcaagcaggagaaggataAGAGCGAGACGGAAACCGAGACTGAGATTGAGATTAGCAACAAGAAGGTCGAGGTTGAGTATGTTATCTACTAG
- a CDS encoding uncharacterized protein (predicted protein), which produces MKTHSVAWDLHQNNCSAGVGLDFIKVPSPTLALPLSAWASLLATWNITTHSHTDYTGYPTSLTGEMQSFANRCSYSIHFSIRNECFKDFVRRTPQSPTKIQQDWSVLWGNILPCGQKQASFDRAEAQPRWNCLGSLSSLSSHQLPSAPLSSPHDK; this is translated from the coding sequence ATGAAGACACATTCCGTCGCATGGGATCTGCATCAGAACAACTGTTCCGCTGGGGTCGGTCTAGACTTTATCAAAGTGCCATCCCCCACGCTTGCTCTCCCCCTCTCTGCCTGGGCATCTCTTCTGGCAACCTGGAATATAACCACCCATTCGCACACGGACTATACCGGATACCCTACTTCACTCACTGGAGAGATGCAGTCTTTCGCTAACAGATGTTCCTATTCAATCCATTTTTCAATTCGCAACGAGTGCTTTAAGGACTTCGTCAGAAGAACCCCACAAAGCCCCACCAAAATACAGCAAGACTGGTCCGTGCTGTGGGGGAATATACTCCCGTGTGGGCAGAAACAGGCCTCATTTGATCGAGCCGAAGCACAGCCACGATGGAATTGTCTTGGCTCCCTCAGCTCCCTCAGCTCCCATCAGCTCCCCTCAGCTCCCCTCAGCTCCCCTCATGATAAATAG
- a CDS encoding uncharacterized protein (predicted protein), which translates to MHSSLLPMLAAMLLSPVSAAGVSGTAFGFAQGTTGGGNASPQTPSSLDELKTWITDDVARVILIDREWDFTNTEGHTSGKCCSSDTTTKCPGGTSAGQAWIQDKCDDGTWVSCTYDNAAKKPLDVGSNKSIVGVGNKGVLKGKGLRLTGGANNVIIQNIHITDLNPQYVWGGDALTLDGTDNFSLIGRQMIVSGWNKGGHVTISNNEFDGVTEWSAGCNGKHYWSLLLLGLEDWYTFSGNWLHDLSGRAPHMGTDHDDSKIYFHGVNNYFQDIDGHAFDVDTNTWVLLEGNYFDNVKTPMTDTSLKSGAQLYTTSTVNAASGCVSPLGYICEWNRNGGSTGAWPDRTDASVLTGFSNLKEHLISHTGVADVPTNVKANAGVGKL; encoded by the exons ATGcattcctctcttcttcccatgCTGGCAGCGATGCTGCTGAGTCCGGTCAGCGCAGCCGGAGTCAGCGGTACGGCCTTTGGATTTGCTCAAGGAACGACCGGTGGTGGCAATGCCTCACCACAAACCCCTTCATCTCTTGATGA GCTGAAGACCTGGATCACTGACGATGTGGCGCGTGTGATCCTGATTGACCGCGAGTGGGATTTTACCAACACAGAAGGCCATACCTCCGGCAAATGCTGCAGCTCAGATACCACCACGAAGTGCCCTGGTGGCACCTCCGCTGGTCAGGCCTGGATTCAGGACAAGTGCGACGACGGCACCTGGGTCTCTTGCACCTACGACAACGCTGCCAAGAAACCATTGGACGTGGGCAGCAACAAGAGCATTGTTGGTGTGGGTAACAAGGGAGTTCTCAAAGGCAAGGGCTTGCGCCTTACTGGTGGTGCCAACAATGTCATCATCCAGAACATTCATATCACG GATTTGAACCCTCAATATGTCTGGGGCGGCGATGCTCTCACCCTGGATGGTACCGATAAC TTCTCCCTTATCGGTCGCCAGATGATCGTCAGCGGCTGGAACAAGGGTGGCCATGTCACCATCTCCAATAATGAGTTCGACGGTGTCACCGAATGGTCGGCTGGCTGCAATGGCAAGCACTACtggtctcttcttctcctgggtCTGGAGGATTGGTATACCTTCTCTGGCAACTGGCTTCACGATCTCTCTGGCCGTGCTCCACACATGGGCACCGACCACGACGACTCCAAGATCTACTTCCATGGCGTCAACAACTACTTCCAGGATATTGACGGGCATGCCTTTGATGTTGACACCAACACTTGGGTACTTCTGGAGGGTAACTACTTCGACAACGTGAAGACCCCGATGACCGATACTTCCCTCAAGAGTGGTGCTCAGCTGTACACCACCAGCACTGTCAACGCCGCCAGCGGATGCGTCTCACCTCTGGGCTACATCTGCGAATGGAACCGTAATGGCGGCAGCACTGGTGCCTGGCCTGACCGCACTGATGCTTCGGTCTTGACCGGATTCTCCAACCTCAAGGAACATCTTATCAGCCACACTGGTGTCGCTGACGTGCCTACCAACGTCAAGGCCAACGCTGGCGTTGGCAAGCTGTGA